Proteins encoded within one genomic window of Bacteroidia bacterium:
- a CDS encoding class I SAM-dependent methyltransferase, whose translation MASKADIDYSYSTMDKIWRLSIGEMADFTGAKYDGDFSLSLEEAQERKHRFIAEQLNITAGSRVLDIGCGWGPFLNYLRKIKAEGIGLTLSEAQHAACRQQGFEVYIQDCRTITSQDFGTFDAVASIGSFEHFCSVEDYKEGRQDQVYQDFFKTVSDLLPIGGRCFVQTMVFGKGMISLDEFDINADKNSKEYLMALIMNEFPGSWLPYGIEHIIRSAQPCFKLVTSHSGREDYIETIKVWRQRLKSFGWKKYQAYLSLVPQFLTDAKMRNRLENLKIAPIRVAFERGIWDHHRIVFEKV comes from the coding sequence ATGGCATCAAAAGCTGATATTGATTACTCGTATAGCACAATGGATAAAATATGGCGCCTCAGCATTGGAGAGATGGCCGATTTTACAGGCGCAAAATATGACGGGGATTTTTCGCTCAGTCTTGAGGAAGCCCAGGAAAGGAAACACAGATTTATTGCAGAACAGTTAAATATTACCGCAGGAAGCCGGGTGCTGGACATTGGTTGCGGATGGGGGCCATTCCTCAATTATCTGCGGAAGATCAAGGCTGAAGGCATTGGCCTCACGCTGTCAGAAGCGCAACATGCGGCTTGTAGGCAGCAGGGGTTTGAAGTTTACATCCAGGATTGCCGGACGATAACCTCACAGGATTTCGGGACTTTTGATGCTGTGGCTTCCATCGGCTCGTTCGAGCATTTCTGCTCTGTGGAGGATTACAAGGAGGGCCGGCAGGATCAGGTATACCAGGATTTCTTTAAAACTGTAAGCGATCTGTTGCCCATTGGTGGACGATGTTTTGTGCAAACCATGGTGTTTGGAAAGGGAATGATAAGCCTCGATGAATTTGATATTAATGCAGATAAAAACTCAAAGGAATACCTGATGGCGCTGATCATGAATGAATTTCCAGGATCATGGCTGCCTTATGGGATAGAGCATATTATCCGTTCAGCCCAGCCCTGTTTTAAACTCGTAACGAGCCATTCGGGCCGGGAAGATTATATAGAAACGATAAAAGTTTGGCGGCAAAGGCTGAAGTCCTTTGGCTGGAAAAAATACCAGGCTTACCTGTCGTTGGTCCCACAATTTCTCACAGATGCTAAAATGAGGAACCGCCTCGAAAACCTGAAAATTGCGCCCATCCGTGTTGCTTTCGAGCGCGGCATTTGGGATCACCACCGTATCGTCTTTGAAAAAGTTTAG